A window from Oceanithermus desulfurans encodes these proteins:
- a CDS encoding COG1470 family protein: protein MRRLAGFLLALAVAFAQGQTTYKGLVLSTPYPALTVKAGEVVNLPLTLRNYGLPPQLTRLRVEGAPADWTVAFLGSGRVVEAAFLAPDATQNLTLRVEVPKGVGEGRYSMTVLAEGTGARARLPLTLTVGKVLPPSLRLEVELPVLKGTPKTTFRYRATLKNESDQDLLVGLEADAPQGFEVVFKPQFSGQEVTTLPIKAGETKNIDIEVSPPPRVQAGEYRIDVAARSGAAKAGLELTAVITGRPELSLTTPDGRLSGRAYAGRTSPMKIVVKNRGSAEAKQVEFSSYEPSGWELSFEPKRIDSIPAGEQAEVTVKIKPSSKAIAGDYMVTLTARPKNGTPENADFRITVLTSTVWGVVGVGLIAVALGVLALAVARFGRR from the coding sequence ATGCGGAGACTCGCAGGCTTCTTGTTGGCGTTGGCCGTAGCGTTCGCTCAAGGGCAGACCACCTACAAGGGACTCGTGCTCTCCACCCCCTACCCCGCGCTCACCGTCAAGGCGGGCGAGGTGGTCAACCTTCCCCTGACGCTTAGAAACTACGGCCTTCCACCCCAGCTCACGCGCTTGCGCGTCGAGGGCGCGCCCGCGGACTGGACCGTCGCCTTCCTGGGCAGCGGCCGCGTGGTCGAGGCCGCCTTTCTGGCGCCCGACGCCACGCAGAACCTCACCCTCCGCGTCGAGGTGCCCAAGGGGGTCGGGGAGGGCCGCTACAGCATGACCGTGCTCGCCGAGGGAACCGGCGCCCGCGCCCGTCTCCCCCTCACCCTCACCGTGGGCAAGGTGCTGCCGCCTTCGCTGCGGCTCGAAGTGGAGCTGCCGGTGCTCAAGGGCACCCCCAAAACCACCTTCCGCTACCGGGCCACCCTCAAGAACGAGTCGGATCAAGACCTCCTCGTCGGCCTCGAAGCCGACGCCCCCCAGGGCTTCGAGGTCGTGTTCAAACCGCAGTTCTCGGGGCAGGAAGTCACCACCCTGCCCATCAAGGCGGGCGAGACCAAGAACATCGATATCGAGGTAAGCCCGCCCCCGCGGGTGCAGGCGGGCGAGTACAGGATCGACGTGGCCGCGAGGAGCGGGGCCGCCAAAGCGGGGTTGGAGCTGACCGCCGTGATCACCGGCAGGCCCGAGCTGAGCCTCACCACCCCCGACGGGCGCCTTTCGGGCCGTGCCTACGCCGGACGCACCTCGCCCATGAAGATCGTCGTCAAGAACCGGGGCAGCGCCGAGGCCAAGCAGGTGGAGTTCTCTTCCTACGAACCCTCCGGCTGGGAGCTGAGCTTTGAACCCAAGCGCATCGACAGCATCCCCGCCGGGGAACAGGCCGAGGTCACGGTCAAGATCAAGCCCTCGTCCAAGGCCATTGCCGGCGACTACATGGTCACCCTCACCGCGCGCCCGAAGAACGGCACCCCCGAAAACGCCGACTTCCGCATCACGGTGCTGACCTCGACGGTCTGGGGCGTCGTGGGCGTCGGCCTGATCGCGGTGGCCCTGGGGGTCCTGGCGCTGGCGGTGGCGCGCTTCGGAAGGCGATGA
- a CDS encoding Crp/Fnr family transcriptional regulator, giving the protein MSWFIPRAGFLERLSEEEKMRLGQICPPRSYRKDEAVFMSGDACDELTVVLDGMLKIVRHGPSGRERILHLAGPGDILGAEFLEDGAVYKADAVCTSDGVVTCPINREQFVQVARELPRVTLSLAGSLAAHLSHLEDQIESATAPVIVRLGRVLTWTARRFGKEEPEGWVRIESELRQEDLAAMSGSTRVTITHTLGQLRDLGLVEGTRGRYRVRLEPLERMIEDLLWES; this is encoded by the coding sequence ATGTCGTGGTTCATCCCCCGGGCCGGGTTCCTCGAACGGCTCAGCGAAGAGGAGAAGATGCGGCTGGGCCAGATCTGCCCGCCCCGCAGCTACCGCAAGGACGAGGCCGTCTTCATGAGCGGCGACGCCTGCGACGAACTGACCGTCGTACTCGACGGCATGCTCAAGATCGTCCGCCACGGGCCCTCAGGTCGGGAGCGCATCCTCCACCTCGCCGGCCCCGGAGACATTCTGGGCGCCGAGTTCCTGGAAGACGGCGCCGTCTACAAGGCCGACGCCGTCTGCACCTCCGACGGGGTGGTCACCTGCCCCATCAACCGCGAACAGTTCGTCCAGGTGGCGCGGGAGCTGCCCCGCGTGACCCTCAGCCTCGCGGGCAGCCTGGCGGCGCACCTCTCGCACCTGGAGGACCAGATCGAATCGGCCACCGCGCCGGTGATCGTCCGCCTCGGCCGCGTGCTCACCTGGACCGCGCGCCGCTTCGGCAAGGAGGAGCCCGAGGGTTGGGTGCGCATCGAGAGCGAGCTGCGGCAGGAAGACCTCGCCGCCATGTCGGGAAGCACCCGGGTGACGATCACCCACACCCTGGGGCAGCTGCGCGACCTGGGGCTGGTGGAGGGCACCCGCGGGCGCTACCGCGTCCGCCTCGAGCCCCTGGAACGCATGATCGAAGACCTGCTCTGGGAAAGCTAG
- a CDS encoding TerC family protein, whose protein sequence is MTPEATLLGLFSIVLIDLVLSGDNAVVIGMAVRDLPGRLRRRAILMGTLGAIGLRVTFTILAALLLSVPFLRALGGVVLFWIAAKLLGGEDEEARVGSAASFWQAVTLIIVADFTLSLDNVLAVAGAAGGHLGLLVFGLMLSIPILMLGSAAIAQLLNRWPWLSLLGSLVIVWAGAQLISHDPRVHAWLAWPIWAWFALGLATMVGLRGLNRWQARRTAP, encoded by the coding sequence ATGACCCCCGAAGCCACCCTCCTGGGCCTGTTCAGCATCGTCCTGATCGACCTGGTGCTGTCGGGCGACAACGCGGTGGTGATCGGCATGGCCGTGCGCGACCTGCCGGGCCGCCTGCGGCGCCGGGCCATCCTGATGGGCACGCTCGGCGCCATCGGCCTGCGCGTCACCTTCACCATCCTGGCGGCGCTGCTGCTCTCCGTGCCCTTCCTGCGCGCTCTGGGCGGGGTGGTGCTGTTCTGGATCGCGGCCAAGCTGCTGGGCGGCGAGGACGAGGAGGCGCGGGTGGGCAGCGCGGCCTCGTTCTGGCAGGCGGTGACGTTGATCATCGTCGCCGACTTCACCCTGAGCCTCGACAACGTGCTGGCGGTGGCCGGTGCGGCGGGGGGGCACCTGGGGCTGCTGGTCTTCGGCTTGATGCTCTCGATCCCCATCCTGATGCTGGGCTCCGCCGCGATCGCGCAGCTGCTCAACCGCTGGCCCTGGCTGAGCCTCCTGGGCTCCCTCGTCATCGTCTGGGCCGGAGCGCAGCTCATCTCCCACGACCCGCGGGTGCACGCGTGGCTGGCCTGGCCGATCTGGGCCTGGTTCGCCCTGGGGCTGGCGACGATGGTGGGCCTGCGGGGGCTCAACCGCTGGCAGGCCCGGCGCACCGCCCCCTAG
- a CDS encoding phosphoribosyltransferase, which translates to MSVLFFEDRTEAAGLLAEALRPLQLQTPVVLGIPRGGVVLADVLARELGGTMDVVLARKIGAPGNPEYALGAVGEDGQVFLQPYAARIADEGYLKAEIGRQMQVIRERRRRYRAVRPKEPLSGRDVVLTDDGIATGSTMEAALTAVLAEEPARVVVAVPVGPPEAVERLRRRAEVVALSTPPDFVAVGAYYRRFPQVSDEDVVRLLSAWAVE; encoded by the coding sequence ATGTCGGTATTGTTCTTCGAGGACCGGACGGAAGCCGCGGGACTGCTGGCCGAGGCGCTGCGCCCGCTGCAGCTGCAGACGCCCGTGGTGCTGGGCATTCCCCGCGGCGGGGTGGTGCTGGCCGACGTGCTGGCGCGGGAGCTGGGGGGCACGATGGACGTGGTCCTGGCCCGCAAGATCGGGGCGCCGGGCAACCCCGAATACGCGCTCGGGGCCGTGGGGGAGGACGGCCAGGTCTTCCTGCAGCCCTACGCCGCGCGCATCGCCGACGAGGGCTACCTCAAGGCCGAGATCGGCCGCCAGATGCAGGTGATCCGTGAGCGCCGCCGGCGCTACCGGGCCGTGCGCCCCAAGGAGCCGCTTTCGGGCCGCGACGTGGTGCTCACCGACGACGGCATCGCCACCGGCAGCACCATGGAGGCCGCCCTCACCGCGGTGCTGGCCGAGGAGCCCGCGCGCGTGGTGGTGGCCGTGCCCGTGGGCCCGCCGGAGGCGGTGGAGCGTCTGCGCCGCCGCGCCGAGGTGGTGGCGCTCAGCACCCCGCCCGACTTCGTCGCCGTGGGGGCCTACTACCGGCGCTTTCCCCAGGTGAGCGACGAAGACGTGGTGCGGCTGCTCTCCGCCTGGGCGGTAGAATAG
- a CDS encoding cupin domain-containing protein, with protein MEIQALVRPAEGAPKKPVAKGKGAFLQVLVGPEDGAPNFILRRFTLEPGGRIPAHRHPTIEHEQFVLRGRMTIGLDGEEREVVAGDAVFIPAGVAHWYENRSDAAVEFLCVIPKTKEYETEWLA; from the coding sequence ATGGAGATCCAGGCGCTCGTGCGCCCCGCCGAAGGGGCGCCAAAGAAACCGGTGGCCAAGGGGAAGGGGGCCTTCCTGCAGGTGCTCGTCGGCCCCGAAGACGGCGCGCCCAACTTCATCCTGCGGCGTTTCACGCTCGAGCCCGGCGGCCGCATCCCCGCGCACCGTCACCCGACGATCGAGCACGAGCAGTTCGTGCTCAGGGGCCGGATGACGATCGGGCTGGACGGCGAGGAGCGCGAGGTCGTCGCCGGCGACGCCGTCTTCATTCCCGCGGGGGTGGCCCACTGGTACGAGAACCGCTCGGACGCGGCCGTCGAGTTCCTCTGCGTGATTCCCAAGACCAAGGAATACGAGACCGAGTGGCTGGCCTAG
- a CDS encoding ABC transporter permease, whose amino-acid sequence MATRREGSAFAGLGPVFLKEFADQLSGARMRLLELLIVLTAAGTIYAAIQTIKSTVGEDVFLFLRLFTTAKDPLPSFVAFAGFLVPLLAIALGFDAVNGEHQRRTLGRVLAQPIYRDALLFGKYLAGLATLALVLLATWLLITGLGILLTGLAPSGEEVARSLLYLAATLAYGGVWLAVALFFSTVFKSPTTSALAAIGLWLFFTVFWGMVAGLLAPLLSPVHYGFPEELYRRAQTELMLARVAPNTLYAEATLALLRPEVRSLGPVLPAQLEGMVLGTPLPLGQSLLLVWPQFAGLVAASVLFFTLAYVFFQRTEIRA is encoded by the coding sequence ATGGCGACGCGGCGTGAGGGTTCGGCCTTCGCCGGTCTGGGCCCGGTTTTTTTAAAGGAGTTCGCGGACCAGCTTTCGGGGGCCCGCATGCGGCTGCTCGAGCTCCTGATCGTGCTGACCGCGGCCGGGACGATCTACGCCGCCATCCAGACGATCAAGTCCACCGTCGGCGAGGACGTCTTCCTCTTCCTGCGCCTCTTCACCACGGCCAAGGATCCCCTCCCCTCGTTCGTGGCCTTCGCCGGCTTTCTGGTGCCGCTCCTGGCCATCGCGCTGGGCTTCGACGCGGTCAACGGCGAGCACCAGCGCCGCACCCTGGGGCGGGTGCTGGCCCAGCCGATCTACCGCGACGCCCTCCTCTTCGGCAAGTACCTGGCGGGGCTCGCGACGCTGGCGTTGGTGCTGCTGGCGACCTGGCTGCTGATCACGGGGCTGGGCATCCTGCTGACCGGCCTCGCCCCCTCGGGCGAGGAGGTGGCCCGCAGCCTCCTCTACCTGGCGGCGACCCTGGCCTACGGCGGCGTCTGGCTCGCGGTGGCCCTCTTCTTCTCGACGGTCTTCAAGAGCCCCACCACCAGCGCCCTGGCCGCGATCGGCCTCTGGCTCTTCTTCACCGTCTTCTGGGGGATGGTTGCGGGCTTGCTCGCGCCGCTGCTGAGCCCGGTGCACTACGGCTTCCCGGAGGAGCTCTACCGCCGGGCGCAGACCGAGCTGATGCTCGCCCGCGTCGCGCCCAACACCCTCTACGCCGAGGCCACCCTGGCGCTGCTGCGGCCGGAGGTGCGCTCGCTCGGCCCCGTGCTCCCGGCGCAGCTCGAAGGCATGGTCCTCGGCACGCCGCTTCCGCTGGGCCAGTCGCTGCTCCTCGTCTGGCCGCAGTTCGCCGGGCTCGTGGCGGCGAGCGTCCTCTTCTTCACCCTCGCCTACGTCTTCTTCCAGCGGACCGAGATTCGGGCCTAG
- a CDS encoding ABC transporter ATP-binding protein, giving the protein MTAIETQALSKRYGDLVAVDGLDLSVEEGEVFGLLGPNGSGKTTTILMLLGLTEPTSGRVRVLGYDPVREPLSVKRRVGYLPDTVGFYDELSGRENLRYTAALCGLRGRSVETRIEEALASMGLTDAADRPVRTYSRGMKQRLGLADVLLKEPQLVILDEPTLGLDPQAAHEFLGLIRSLGDRGLTVLLSSHLLHQVQAVTDRVGLFRKGRMALVGSVPELARQVLGGAYRVHLEAEGEDLESALAGLPGVRRVRRDGARYLLEAERDLRDDAARTVVQRGGRLLRLDLEEPDLDEVYRAYFEEVPHGDAA; this is encoded by the coding sequence ATGACGGCCATCGAAACCCAAGCCCTCAGCAAGCGCTACGGCGACCTGGTCGCGGTCGACGGGCTTGACCTGAGCGTCGAAGAGGGCGAGGTCTTCGGGCTGCTGGGGCCCAACGGGTCGGGAAAGACGACGACGATCCTGATGCTCCTGGGCCTCACCGAGCCGACGTCGGGCCGGGTGCGGGTGCTGGGCTACGACCCCGTGCGCGAACCGCTCTCGGTCAAGCGGCGGGTCGGCTACCTGCCCGACACCGTGGGGTTCTACGACGAGCTGTCGGGGCGGGAGAACCTGCGCTACACCGCGGCGCTGTGCGGGTTGCGCGGCCGCAGCGTGGAAACGCGCATCGAGGAGGCGCTCGCGTCGATGGGCCTGACCGACGCCGCCGACCGCCCGGTGCGCACCTACTCCCGGGGAATGAAGCAGCGGCTCGGCCTCGCCGACGTACTGCTGAAGGAACCCCAGCTGGTCATCCTCGACGAACCCACCCTGGGCCTCGACCCCCAGGCCGCGCACGAGTTCCTCGGCCTGATCCGGTCGCTGGGGGACCGGGGATTGACGGTGCTGCTCTCCTCGCACCTGCTCCATCAGGTGCAGGCGGTTACCGACCGCGTCGGCCTCTTCCGCAAGGGCCGCATGGCGCTCGTCGGCAGCGTTCCGGAGCTGGCCCGCCAGGTGCTGGGCGGCGCCTACCGCGTTCACCTGGAGGCCGAGGGCGAGGACCTCGAGTCCGCACTCGCCGGCCTGCCCGGGGTGCGGCGGGTGCGGCGCGACGGCGCGCGCTACCTGCTGGAGGCCGAACGCGACCTGCGCGACGACGCCGCCCGCACCGTGGTGCAGCGGGGCGGCCGGCTGCTGCGGCTGGATCTGGAAGAGCCCGATCTCGACGAAGTCTACCGCGCCTACTTCGAGGAGGTGCCCCATGGCGACGCGGCGTGA